One region of Collinsella aerofaciens ATCC 25986 genomic DNA includes:
- a CDS encoding iron-containing alcohol dehydrogenase — MGRFTNPRDLYFGEGARHEVKNLKGKKAIIVSGGSSMRRGGFLQDVENDLKEGGFEVKLFEGVESDPSIETVMKGAEAMREFEPDWIIAIGGGSPIDAAKAMWVFYEYPEESFDNIIQPFSFPELRQKAHFCAISSTSGTATEVTAFSVITDYAKGIKYPLADFNITPDVAIVDPELTYTMPAKLCAHTGMDALTHCMEAYVSTCASMFTDANALHGIREIVEWLPKSYAGDHEARQHMHEAQCIAGIAFSSGLLGIVHSMAHKTGAAFENGHIIHGAANAMYLGKVIQWNSKDPRAAERYAYVAKEILHLPGETNEELIAALVQKIRDLNDQLNIPQSIKDYANGGVKVDAENPQMVSEEEFLAKLPEIAANAEQDACTPENPRETKAADFEKILKACYYDTDIDF; from the coding sequence ATGGGACGTTTTACCAATCCTCGCGATCTGTACTTTGGTGAGGGCGCTCGCCACGAGGTGAAGAACCTCAAGGGCAAGAAGGCCATCATCGTTTCTGGCGGCAGCTCTATGCGCCGCGGCGGGTTCCTGCAGGACGTCGAGAACGACCTTAAGGAAGGCGGCTTCGAGGTCAAGCTGTTCGAGGGCGTCGAGTCCGACCCGTCCATCGAGACGGTCATGAAGGGCGCCGAGGCCATGCGCGAGTTCGAGCCCGACTGGATTATCGCCATCGGTGGCGGCTCGCCCATCGATGCCGCTAAGGCCATGTGGGTCTTCTACGAGTATCCCGAGGAGTCCTTCGACAACATCATCCAGCCGTTCAGCTTCCCCGAGCTGCGTCAGAAGGCTCATTTCTGCGCCATCTCCTCTACCTCCGGCACCGCTACCGAGGTCACCGCGTTCTCCGTCATTACCGACTACGCCAAGGGCATCAAGTACCCGCTGGCCGACTTCAACATCACCCCTGATGTCGCCATCGTCGACCCCGAGCTCACCTACACCATGCCCGCCAAGCTGTGCGCACACACCGGCATGGATGCTCTGACCCACTGCATGGAGGCTTACGTTTCCACTTGTGCTTCCATGTTCACCGACGCCAACGCTCTGCACGGCATCCGCGAGATCGTCGAGTGGCTGCCCAAGTCCTATGCTGGCGACCATGAGGCCCGTCAGCACATGCACGAGGCTCAGTGCATCGCCGGTATCGCCTTCTCCTCGGGCCTGCTGGGCATCGTTCACTCCATGGCTCACAAGACCGGTGCGGCCTTTGAGAACGGCCACATCATCCACGGTGCTGCTAACGCCATGTACCTGGGCAAGGTCATCCAGTGGAACTCCAAGGATCCCCGTGCTGCCGAGCGTTACGCTTACGTGGCCAAGGAGATCCTGCACCTTCCCGGCGAGACCAACGAGGAGCTCATCGCTGCGCTCGTCCAGAAGATCCGCGACCTCAACGACCAGCTCAACATTCCGCAGTCCATCAAGGATTACGCGAATGGTGGCGTGAAGGTCGACGCCGAGAACCCGCAGATGGTTTCCGAGGAGGAGTTCCTCGCCAAGCTGCCCGAGATCGCCGCGAACGCTGAGCAGGACGCCTGCACGCCCGAGAACCCGCGTGAGACCAAGGCTGCCGACTTCGAGAAGATCCTCAAGGCCTGCTACTACGACACCGACATCGATTTCTAA
- a CDS encoding glycerol dehydrogenase: MAAIFNSPSKYIQGPDELAKLGSYVEPLGAKALVIVTPSGKKRVGAKIEGGFAEAKAELLFEDFNGECSKGEVDRLVALARDNGCDIIVGVGGGKILDTAKAVAYYLESPVIICPTIASTDAPCSALSVLYTDDGQFDKYLFLKANPNIVLMDTTVIAASPVRLTVSGMGDALATYFEAQATHDADGGTCAGGKGGMAGLALAKLCYETLMADGVKAKVALEKGALTPAVEHIIEANTLLSGIGFESSGLAAAHAIHNGLTMLPECHSMYHGEKVAFGTIVQLVLEDAPTEKLEEVLGFCIELGLPVTMKELGVAELTREQAMVVAEAACAPDDTMCNMPFEVTPEMVANAILGADALGHYYLMDE, from the coding sequence ATGGCTGCAATTTTCAATAGCCCCAGCAAGTACATCCAGGGTCCGGACGAGCTCGCCAAGCTCGGCTCCTATGTCGAGCCGCTCGGCGCTAAGGCCCTCGTCATCGTGACGCCTTCGGGCAAGAAGCGCGTCGGTGCCAAGATCGAGGGCGGCTTTGCCGAGGCTAAGGCCGAGCTGCTGTTTGAGGACTTTAACGGCGAGTGCTCCAAGGGCGAGGTCGATCGCCTGGTTGCGCTCGCTCGCGACAACGGTTGCGACATCATCGTCGGCGTCGGTGGCGGCAAGATCCTCGACACTGCCAAGGCCGTTGCCTACTACCTGGAGTCCCCGGTTATCATTTGCCCCACCATCGCCTCGACCGATGCGCCGTGCTCGGCACTTTCGGTGCTCTACACCGACGACGGCCAGTTCGATAAGTACCTATTCCTTAAGGCAAACCCCAACATTGTCCTGATGGATACGACGGTTATCGCGGCGAGCCCGGTGCGCCTGACGGTTTCCGGTATGGGCGATGCACTCGCAACCTACTTTGAGGCCCAGGCTACGCATGATGCCGACGGTGGCACTTGCGCCGGCGGTAAGGGCGGAATGGCCGGTCTGGCGCTCGCCAAGCTCTGCTACGAGACGCTTATGGCCGATGGCGTCAAGGCCAAGGTTGCGCTGGAGAAGGGTGCGCTCACGCCTGCCGTCGAGCACATCATTGAGGCCAACACGCTGCTTTCGGGCATTGGCTTTGAGAGCTCGGGCCTTGCTGCTGCTCATGCCATCCACAATGGCCTGACGATGCTGCCCGAGTGCCACAGCATGTATCACGGCGAGAAGGTCGCCTTTGGCACCATCGTCCAGCTGGTACTCGAGGATGCCCCGACCGAGAAGCTTGAGGAAGTCTTGGGCTTCTGCATTGAGCTGGGCCTGCCGGTCACGATGAAGGAACTTGGCGTTGCCGAGCTTACGCGCGAGCAGGCCATGGTCGTTGCCGAGGCCGCCTGCGCGCCCGATGACACTATGTGCAATATGCCGTTTGAGGTGACGCCCGAGATGGTCGCAAACGCCATCCTGGGTGCCGACGCGCTGGGCCACTACTATCTCATGGATGAGTAA
- a CDS encoding glycerol dehydrogenase, with amino-acid sequence MVVGIGGGKMLDIAKVVAFYAELPLCVCPTAASMDGPCSAISVLYHEDGSFDRYLMLEKNPDLVVVDTNVVAAAPLRMTVAGMGDALATYFEARSCAAAHGTNEHGGAPGHLALVAARACYDTLIECGVAAKRDLKKGRTSPAVERLIECNILLSGVGFESGGLALAHAIANGLTILPECKAMHGEAVAFGLVVQLRLERAPELDQVLEFCQRVGLPTTLAELGLGEISDTDLRDVANAVFRNERNMANEQAKVTKQKLVQLMCEA; translated from the coding sequence ATGGTGGTGGGTATTGGCGGTGGCAAGATGCTCGATATCGCAAAGGTCGTTGCGTTTTATGCCGAGCTGCCGTTGTGCGTATGCCCCACGGCGGCCTCGATGGATGGTCCGTGCAGCGCGATTTCGGTGCTGTATCACGAGGATGGGTCGTTCGACCGCTACCTGATGCTCGAGAAGAATCCAGACCTGGTCGTGGTCGATACTAACGTGGTCGCGGCTGCCCCACTGCGTATGACGGTTGCTGGTATGGGCGATGCGCTGGCAACGTATTTCGAGGCGCGTTCGTGTGCCGCGGCGCACGGCACCAACGAACACGGCGGCGCGCCGGGGCACTTGGCTCTGGTTGCGGCTCGCGCCTGCTACGACACGCTCATCGAGTGCGGTGTGGCTGCTAAGCGCGACCTCAAGAAGGGTCGTACATCACCGGCGGTTGAGCGCCTGATCGAGTGCAATATTCTGCTCTCGGGCGTCGGTTTTGAGAGCGGTGGCTTGGCGTTGGCGCACGCCATCGCCAACGGTCTGACGATTCTGCCCGAGTGCAAGGCCATGCATGGCGAGGCCGTGGCATTTGGGCTGGTGGTGCAGCTGCGCCTGGAGCGCGCGCCCGAGCTTGATCAGGTGCTCGAGTTTTGCCAGCGCGTTGGTCTGCCGACGACGCTCGCGGAGCTGGGCCTTGGCGAGATTTCCGATACCGATTTGCGGGATGTTGCAAATGCGGTCTTTAGAAACGAGCGTAACATGGCCAACGAGCAGGCCAAGGTGACCAAACAAAAGCTCGTGCAGCTCATGTGCGAGGCATAG
- a CDS encoding 4Fe-4S binding protein, with the protein MAQEHDLFDDIIEISKGFDFLKNPLGGVTDALDPSAPQWNPADYKERPRGNTIPCLACKNEKSGCTACMDVCPVNAIEIEEDAIEILDSCRKCGLCAAACPTEAIISPRLAPKNVYDDIVSAATSHETAYVTCTRALKRMPRENEVVVACVGDITAETWFSVLADYPNVSVYLPLGVCDKCRNTGGEDILGEAIATAEEWAGTGMGLEVDPKSLKCHKRREYERKEYMEKIARTTGLTVTKLNPATAALASVTQKLKAHRHQITQLERTLNTMCGTTTTKRRRTLTHGRQLVLSTLQNHPELAQNMQVSTPECDFDKCTSCGECVNVCPTFACDLVGSGRFALESTYCLGCGACVKVCPEHALKLVEHDASNLVVVDPEAEEKAAQKAKAHEEAQKVKAEAKAKLDKMLDQVEKLAD; encoded by the coding sequence ATGGCGCAGGAACACGATCTGTTTGATGACATTATCGAGATCAGCAAGGGTTTCGACTTTCTTAAAAACCCGCTTGGCGGTGTGACCGATGCACTCGATCCGTCGGCGCCGCAGTGGAATCCTGCCGACTATAAGGAGCGTCCGCGCGGCAACACCATTCCGTGCCTGGCCTGCAAAAACGAAAAGAGCGGCTGCACCGCGTGCATGGACGTGTGCCCGGTGAATGCCATTGAGATCGAGGAAGATGCTATCGAGATTCTCGACAGCTGCCGTAAGTGCGGCCTGTGCGCCGCTGCTTGCCCGACGGAGGCGATCATCTCTCCGCGCCTTGCACCCAAAAACGTCTACGACGACATTGTCTCGGCGGCTACGAGCCACGAGACCGCCTACGTTACCTGCACGCGTGCCCTTAAGCGCATGCCGCGCGAGAACGAGGTTGTTGTCGCCTGTGTGGGCGATATTACGGCCGAGACCTGGTTCTCGGTGCTGGCCGATTATCCCAACGTGAGCGTGTACCTGCCGCTGGGCGTGTGCGATAAGTGCCGTAACACCGGTGGCGAGGACATCCTGGGCGAGGCCATTGCCACCGCCGAGGAGTGGGCGGGCACAGGCATGGGTCTGGAGGTCGATCCCAAGAGCCTCAAGTGCCATAAGCGCCGCGAGTACGAGCGCAAGGAGTACATGGAAAAGATCGCCCGCACCACGGGTCTGACCGTGACCAAGCTCAACCCGGCAACGGCGGCGCTGGCCTCGGTGACGCAGAAGCTCAAAGCCCACCGCCACCAGATTACCCAGCTCGAGCGTACGCTCAACACCATGTGCGGCACCACGACGACCAAGCGTCGCCGTACGCTCACGCACGGTCGCCAGCTGGTGCTCTCAACACTGCAGAACCATCCCGAGCTTGCCCAGAACATGCAGGTGAGCACGCCGGAGTGCGATTTTGACAAGTGCACGTCGTGCGGCGAGTGCGTCAATGTATGTCCCACGTTCGCCTGCGATTTGGTGGGAAGCGGCCGCTTTGCGTTGGAGTCCACGTATTGTTTGGGCTGCGGTGCCTGCGTCAAGGTGTGCCCCGAGCATGCGCTCAAGTTAGTTGAGCACGACGCGTCCAATCTGGTCGTCGTCGATCCCGAGGCAGAGGAAAAGGCCGCCCAGAAGGCAAAGGCCCACGAAGAGGCCCAGAAGGTCAAGGCAGAGGCAAAGGCCAAGCTCGACAAGATGCTCGACCAAGTGGAGAAGCTCGCGGACTAG
- the ychF gene encoding redox-regulated ATPase YchF produces the protein MSLSIGIVGLPNVGKSTLFTALTKKTGLAANYPFATIDPNVGIVDVPDSRLQKLADIVNPGRIVPATVEFVDIAGLVKGANEGEGLGNQFLANIRETDAICEVVRYFKDPNVMREVGRTGEFVDPAGDADTIMTELILADMGTLEKQLPKLEKEAKRDKELMPKFEVAKRLLAWLNEGKRAASMEMTDEERAAAKGLFLLTMKPILYVANVDEDMLNEDLAPIDGVKPLPICAKIEAELSELDPEDAADYLESLGLEQPGLDVLAQAAYKLLGLQSFFTAGEMEVKAWTVRRGATAPQAAGVIHTDFERGFIKAEVIGYDDYIELGGEQGAKAAGKLRIEGKEYVMADGDVVHFRFNV, from the coding sequence GTGTCCCTTTCCATCGGTATCGTGGGCCTGCCCAACGTGGGCAAGTCGACGCTGTTCACCGCGCTTACCAAAAAGACCGGCCTTGCCGCCAACTACCCGTTTGCCACGATCGACCCCAACGTGGGTATCGTCGACGTGCCCGATAGCCGCCTGCAAAAGCTCGCCGACATCGTCAACCCGGGTCGCATTGTGCCGGCGACGGTCGAGTTCGTCGACATCGCAGGTCTGGTGAAGGGCGCTAACGAGGGCGAGGGTCTGGGCAACCAGTTCCTGGCAAACATCCGCGAGACCGATGCCATCTGCGAGGTCGTGCGCTACTTTAAGGACCCCAACGTCATGCGTGAGGTGGGCCGCACGGGCGAGTTCGTCGATCCCGCCGGCGATGCCGACACCATCATGACCGAGCTCATCTTGGCCGACATGGGCACGCTTGAGAAGCAGCTGCCCAAGCTCGAGAAGGAGGCCAAGCGCGACAAGGAGCTCATGCCCAAGTTTGAGGTCGCCAAGCGCCTGCTTGCCTGGCTCAACGAGGGTAAGCGCGCCGCGTCCATGGAGATGACCGACGAGGAGCGCGCCGCTGCCAAGGGCCTGTTCCTGCTCACCATGAAGCCCATCCTGTATGTGGCCAACGTAGACGAGGATATGCTCAACGAGGACCTGGCGCCCATCGATGGCGTCAAGCCGTTGCCCATCTGCGCCAAGATCGAGGCCGAGCTTTCCGAGCTCGATCCCGAGGATGCGGCCGACTACCTGGAGAGCTTGGGCCTGGAGCAGCCCGGTCTGGACGTGCTCGCGCAGGCGGCCTATAAGCTGCTCGGTCTGCAGTCGTTCTTTACGGCCGGCGAGATGGAGGTCAAGGCCTGGACGGTTCGTCGGGGCGCAACCGCCCCGCAGGCTGCCGGCGTCATCCACACCGACTTTGAGCGCGGCTTTATTAAGGCCGAGGTCATTGGCTATGACGACTACATCGAGCTCGGCGGCGAGCAGGGCGCCAAGGCCGCCGGCAAGCTGCGCATCGAGGGCAAAGAGTATGTCATGGCCGATGGCGACGTCGTACACTTCCGCTTTAACGTGTAA
- a CDS encoding DUF1648 domain-containing protein produces MFKYGKKAGYMGIALLVLAVLPLVVAAFVIPNIGPEVATKFNAAGEVTRWGKSYELLALPVLNLLLSVATYFTAGRQAKNNDDSVAMARIVCERYLRNGCITGVFLNVINVYFMYSAITGTGFGFGF; encoded by the coding sequence ATGTTCAAATATGGCAAAAAAGCTGGCTACATGGGCATCGCGCTGCTGGTGCTTGCGGTGCTTCCGCTGGTGGTCGCAGCGTTTGTGATCCCCAACATTGGTCCCGAGGTGGCAACGAAGTTTAATGCCGCCGGCGAGGTGACGCGCTGGGGCAAGAGCTACGAGCTGCTGGCACTTCCGGTGCTCAACCTGCTGTTGAGCGTGGCGACGTACTTTACGGCGGGACGCCAGGCTAAAAACAATGATGACTCCGTCGCCATGGCGCGTATCGTGTGCGAGCGCTACCTGCGCAACGGTTGTATCACGGGTGTGTTCCTCAACGTGATCAACGTTTACTTTATGTACTCGGCGATTACCGGAACGGGCTTTGGCTTCGGCTTTTAG
- a CDS encoding helix-turn-helix domain-containing protein, with the protein MDERAEQILGRRVEETRRDLGISKVDFCVATGISRPYLDRIEGGTANFTLKVLFKIAPALGMTVSELLEGIE; encoded by the coding sequence ATGGACGAACGCGCGGAACAGATTCTTGGCAGGCGGGTCGAAGAGACACGCAGAGACCTTGGCATCTCCAAGGTTGATTTTTGTGTGGCGACAGGAATCAGCCGACCCTACCTCGACCGAATCGAAGGCGGGACGGCAAATTTCACGCTCAAGGTTCTATTTAAGATCGCACCCGCACTCGGCATGACGGTGTCAGAGCTTCTCGAGGGCATCGAATAG
- a CDS encoding asparaginase, translated as MKRILLIATGGTIASTEDGNGLSPALTGEELAQSVPEISGLCKLDVVQPMNIDSTNMRPSDWMRIRDVVVKGYADHDGFVILHGTDTMSYTAAALSYLIQDSPKPIVLTGSQKPMGNPFTDAKLNLYQSLLYALDENSHDVSIVFGGVAIAGTRARKQRTMSFNAFISVNYPPIAYIRNDRIVRNGLHGTHQGENPVRFYDSIDPRVFVLKLTPGVNPGILDALADSYDAVILETFGIGGIPEFGESGESFQEAIFRWVDSGRTVVMTTQVPEEGLDLGVYEVGRAYADHPGILRGDDMTTETLVAKTMWALGQSRDAAEIQRLFYSQVNHDRIPMV; from the coding sequence ATGAAGCGCATCCTTCTCATCGCCACGGGCGGCACCATCGCATCGACCGAGGACGGCAACGGCCTCTCTCCCGCCCTGACCGGTGAGGAGCTCGCCCAGAGCGTCCCCGAGATCTCGGGCCTCTGCAAGCTTGACGTGGTGCAGCCCATGAACATCGACAGCACCAATATGCGCCCCAGTGACTGGATGCGTATCCGCGACGTCGTCGTCAAGGGTTATGCCGACCACGACGGCTTCGTGATTCTGCACGGCACCGACACCATGAGCTACACCGCGGCGGCGCTTTCCTACCTGATCCAGGACAGCCCCAAGCCCATCGTGCTCACCGGCTCGCAAAAGCCTATGGGCAACCCCTTTACCGACGCCAAGCTCAATCTGTATCAAAGCTTGCTCTATGCGCTCGACGAGAATTCGCACGACGTCTCGATCGTGTTTGGCGGCGTAGCCATTGCCGGCACGCGCGCCCGCAAACAGCGCACCATGAGCTTTAACGCGTTCATTAGCGTCAACTATCCGCCCATCGCCTATATCCGCAACGACCGTATTGTGCGCAACGGGCTCCACGGCACGCATCAGGGCGAAAACCCAGTTCGTTTCTACGACAGCATCGACCCACGCGTGTTTGTCCTTAAGCTCACGCCCGGCGTGAACCCGGGCATCCTCGACGCCCTTGCCGATAGCTACGACGCCGTGATTCTGGAGACCTTTGGCATTGGCGGTATCCCCGAGTTTGGTGAGTCGGGCGAGTCATTCCAGGAGGCGATTTTTCGCTGGGTTGATTCGGGCCGTACTGTCGTTATGACCACGCAGGTCCCCGAGGAGGGCCTTGACCTGGGTGTTTATGAGGTCGGCCGAGCTTACGCCGATCATCCGGGTATTTTGCGCGGCGACGACATGACCACCGAGACGCTCGTGGCCAAAACCATGTGGGCGCTCGGTCAGTCACGTGATGCGGCAGAGATTCAGCGCCTGTTCTACAGCCAAGTCAACCACGACCGTATCCCGATGGTGTAA
- the guaA gene encoding glutamine-hydrolyzing GMP synthase: protein MDQKASAKVLVLDFGAQYGQLIARRVRDLNVYSEIVPCDISADEIREMNASALILSGGPASVYAEDAPSIDPAIFDLGLPVLGFCYGHQITAVTLGGKVGHSEVGEYGRATITRTAGAKLFNSTPIEQTVWMSHRDAVSEVPEGFTVTASTDVCPVAAMECVERKIFTTQFHPEVKHSEYGQQLLSNFLFEICGLEPNWSMDNLVETMTAEFREKVGDDRVILALSGGVDSSVVAALGARAVGKQMTCVFINHGLLRKGEPEQVEEVFTKQFDVDFIHVHAEDRYAELLAGVTEPEEKRRIIGTQFWKEFFAVAQQLETDGKPVKYLAQGTIYPDIIESGARKTGGKTATIKSHHNLIPFPEGVHFDLIEPLDHFFKDEVRALGLALGLPGHIVFRQPFPGPGLAIRIIGAVDKEKLEILKNADAIVREELDAYNQRLFEQTGERNSEHSCWQYFAVLPDIKSVGVMGDERTYQRPIILRAVESSDAMTADWAKLPYDVLARISGRIVAEVPGANRVCYDITSKPPATIEWE, encoded by the coding sequence ATGGATCAAAAGGCTTCCGCAAAGGTCCTCGTACTCGACTTTGGTGCGCAGTACGGTCAGCTCATTGCCCGTCGCGTCCGCGACCTCAACGTGTATTCCGAGATCGTCCCCTGCGACATCTCGGCCGACGAGATTCGCGAGATGAACGCCTCTGCGCTCATCCTTTCCGGCGGCCCGGCCTCCGTGTACGCCGAGGACGCTCCGTCCATCGATCCTGCCATCTTTGACCTGGGCCTTCCCGTCCTGGGCTTTTGCTACGGCCATCAGATCACGGCCGTGACGCTCGGCGGCAAGGTCGGCCACTCCGAGGTGGGCGAGTACGGCCGCGCCACCATCACGCGCACGGCAGGCGCCAAGCTCTTTAACTCCACGCCCATAGAGCAGACCGTGTGGATGAGCCATCGCGACGCCGTTTCCGAGGTGCCCGAGGGCTTTACCGTTACCGCCAGCACCGACGTGTGCCCGGTTGCTGCCATGGAGTGCGTCGAGCGCAAGATCTTCACCACGCAGTTCCACCCCGAGGTCAAGCACTCCGAGTACGGTCAGCAGCTGCTGAGCAACTTCCTGTTTGAGATTTGCGGCCTGGAGCCCAACTGGAGCATGGACAACCTGGTTGAGACCATGACGGCCGAGTTCCGCGAGAAGGTCGGTGACGACCGCGTGATTCTGGCCCTGTCCGGCGGCGTCGACTCCTCCGTCGTGGCTGCGCTGGGCGCCCGCGCCGTGGGCAAGCAGATGACCTGCGTGTTCATCAACCACGGTCTGCTTCGCAAGGGCGAGCCCGAGCAGGTGGAGGAGGTCTTCACCAAGCAGTTTGACGTCGACTTTATTCACGTCCACGCCGAGGACCGTTATGCCGAGCTTCTGGCCGGCGTGACCGAGCCCGAGGAGAAGCGCCGCATCATCGGTACGCAGTTCTGGAAAGAGTTCTTCGCCGTGGCGCAGCAGCTCGAGACCGATGGCAAACCGGTCAAGTATCTGGCTCAGGGCACCATCTACCCCGACATCATCGAGTCCGGCGCTCGCAAGACGGGCGGCAAGACGGCCACCATCAAGAGCCATCACAACCTGATCCCGTTCCCCGAGGGCGTGCACTTCGACCTTATTGAGCCGCTCGACCACTTCTTTAAGGACGAGGTCCGCGCACTTGGTCTGGCGCTGGGCCTGCCGGGCCACATCGTGTTCCGCCAGCCTTTCCCGGGCCCGGGTCTTGCCATCCGCATCATTGGTGCGGTCGACAAGGAGAAGCTCGAAATCCTCAAGAACGCCGACGCCATCGTGCGCGAGGAGCTCGACGCCTACAACCAGCGTCTGTTTGAGCAGACCGGCGAGCGCAACTCCGAGCACAGCTGCTGGCAGTACTTTGCGGTCCTGCCCGACATTAAGTCCGTCGGTGTTATGGGCGACGAGCGCACCTACCAGCGCCCGATCATCCTGCGCGCCGTTGAGTCCAGCGATGCCATGACCGCCGACTGGGCCAAGCTGCCCTACGACGTGCTGGCCCGCATCTCCGGCCGCATCGTGGCCGAGGTTCCCGGCGCCAACCGCGTCTGCTACGACATTACGTCCAAGCCGCCCGCGACCATCGAGTGGGAGTAG
- a CDS encoding helix-turn-helix domain-containing protein, translating to MSVGENIRRYRKLRGMTQAQLAEAVGLTEGAVRHYESGIRAVKPELLESIAAALGVSVNALKDYGVETAGDLMSLLVRLEDSFGIVPAADGSGLSLNPKAPHAPKAAMAIKLWAEKRAQLENGEIDDSEYEDWKASL from the coding sequence ATGTCCGTAGGCGAGAACATAAGGCGGTACCGCAAGTTGCGCGGCATGACGCAGGCGCAGCTCGCCGAGGCGGTCGGCCTGACCGAAGGGGCCGTGCGCCACTACGAGAGCGGCATCCGCGCCGTGAAGCCCGAACTGCTCGAATCCATCGCCGCAGCGCTCGGCGTGTCCGTCAACGCCCTCAAGGATTACGGCGTCGAGACCGCAGGCGACCTCATGTCGCTGCTCGTGCGGCTGGAGGACTCCTTCGGCATCGTGCCCGCAGCCGACGGCTCGGGGCTCTCCCTGAACCCCAAGGCTCCGCACGCACCCAAAGCCGCGATGGCCATCAAGCTGTGGGCAGAGAAGCGCGCGCAGCTCGAGAACGGCGAGATCGACGACAGCGAGTACGAGGACTGGAAAGCCTCGCTGTAG
- a CDS encoding site-specific integrase, producing MPVYKDDNNGTFYVQCYYRDARGSKRHKTKRGFSSEVEAAVWEGQFKSLNGGAMDMTFSEFVEVYASEVKPRIREHTWITKEYIINDKLVPFFGDMRMCDVRPIDVIRWQNELTEHRDAEGKSWAPTYLRTVNNQLNAIFNHAERYYGLTDNPVRRVDKIGSKKGGEMQFWTKDEYLRFSEAVMDKPLSFHAFELLYWTGIRCGELLALTPSDFMLESSRLRINKSYQSLHGVDTVTDPKTPKSVRTIVMPAFLRDEMADFIELRDDVAPDERLFAVTKHFLAHEMERGCKASGVKRIRVHDIRHSHVSLLIEMGFSALAIAERMGHEAVDITYRYAHLFPTKQDEMAAALDGARG from the coding sequence ATGCCCGTGTACAAGGACGACAACAACGGCACGTTCTACGTGCAGTGCTACTACCGCGACGCCCGCGGCTCGAAGCGCCACAAGACGAAGCGCGGCTTCTCCTCCGAGGTGGAGGCCGCCGTGTGGGAAGGCCAGTTCAAGAGCCTTAACGGCGGGGCCATGGATATGACGTTCTCCGAGTTCGTCGAGGTGTACGCCTCCGAGGTGAAGCCTCGCATACGCGAGCACACGTGGATCACCAAGGAGTACATCATCAACGACAAGCTCGTGCCGTTCTTCGGTGACATGCGCATGTGCGACGTGAGGCCGATCGACGTCATCAGGTGGCAAAACGAGCTCACCGAGCACCGGGACGCCGAGGGGAAGTCCTGGGCGCCGACCTACCTGCGCACAGTGAACAACCAGCTAAACGCCATCTTCAACCATGCCGAGCGCTACTACGGCCTCACCGACAACCCGGTGCGCAGGGTCGACAAGATAGGCTCGAAGAAGGGCGGCGAGATGCAGTTCTGGACCAAGGACGAGTACCTGAGGTTCAGCGAGGCCGTCATGGACAAGCCGCTCTCGTTCCATGCCTTCGAGCTGCTCTACTGGACGGGCATACGCTGCGGCGAGCTTCTGGCGCTCACGCCGTCCGACTTCATGCTGGAGAGCTCCCGGCTTCGCATCAACAAGTCGTACCAGAGCCTCCACGGCGTGGACACCGTGACCGACCCCAAGACGCCCAAGTCGGTGCGCACGATCGTCATGCCCGCCTTCCTGCGCGACGAGATGGCGGACTTCATCGAACTGCGCGACGACGTTGCGCCCGACGAGCGCCTGTTCGCCGTGACCAAGCACTTCCTGGCCCACGAGATGGAGCGCGGGTGCAAGGCGTCTGGAGTGAAGCGCATCCGCGTACACGACATACGCCACAGCCATGTGAGCCTGCTGATCGAGATGGGCTTCTCCGCGCTGGCCATCGCCGAGCGCATGGGCCACGAGGCGGTGGACATCACCTACCGCTACGCGCACCTGTTCCCCACGAAGCAGGACGAGATGGCCGCCGCGCTCGACGGAGCGAGGGGGTAA
- a CDS encoding plasmid mobilization protein, with product MPCENSARKRSKTMAFRCTPEEHKLICEMAAWSGMLRQDYIIAKLTDTEVEVRPSVSMQKALKDSMVELAKEVKLAASYGELSDSLQQRLELVMRLFLALSEPIDAPAEEEPQTKAPSAVPKTPEAGADGDMSIFGMGRG from the coding sequence ATGCCGTGCGAGAACAGCGCCCGCAAGCGCAGCAAGACGATGGCGTTTCGCTGCACGCCCGAAGAGCACAAGCTCATATGCGAGATGGCTGCCTGGAGCGGCATGCTCAGGCAGGACTACATCATCGCTAAGCTAACCGATACAGAGGTTGAAGTGAGGCCCTCCGTGAGCATGCAGAAGGCGCTGAAAGACTCGATGGTGGAGTTGGCCAAAGAGGTGAAACTGGCGGCCTCCTACGGCGAGTTGAGCGATTCTCTGCAGCAGAGGCTCGAACTTGTGATGAGGCTCTTCCTGGCGCTCAGCGAGCCGATAGACGCACCAGCGGAAGAGGAACCGCAAACGAAGGCGCCCTCGGCTGTGCCGAAGACGCCTGAAGCTGGCGCCGATGGCGACATGAGCATCTTCGGGATGGGGCGCGGGTAG